A stretch of Sinimarinibacterium sp. NLF-5-8 DNA encodes these proteins:
- a CDS encoding acyl-CoA dehydrogenase family protein — MRAHLTGRFASLQFRGGPGDEEVDPALRKEWERELASGGWTCVGWPQEAGGRGLSIQQQVIYFEEYARAGGPGRMGHIGEGLLGPALIRFGSKAQKQQFLPDIVAGKTFWAQGYSEPGAGSDLANVQTRAEQQADGRWVVNGQKIWTSLAHESDWIFVLARCEPGSKGHKGLIFLLMPLNQPGIEIRPIKQIGGGSEFNEVFFDGAIAQAEHVVGEPGDGWKVAMGLLEAERGVSTLGQQMHFAHELALVINAAKASGRINDPGICSRIAQAWSGLRVMRYNALRMLSSAEAGLGREALMYKYFWSNWHRDLGELAMDVLGAQAAVISDDPAIRPLQQLFFFSRSDTIYAGTNEIQLNLISERGLGMPREARPKA; from the coding sequence CTGACCGGCCGCTTTGCCTCGCTGCAATTTCGCGGTGGCCCCGGTGATGAAGAAGTTGATCCGGCGCTGCGCAAAGAATGGGAGCGTGAGCTGGCCTCTGGCGGCTGGACCTGCGTCGGCTGGCCGCAAGAAGCGGGCGGGCGCGGCCTGTCGATCCAGCAACAGGTCATCTACTTTGAAGAATACGCGCGCGCCGGTGGCCCTGGCCGCATGGGGCACATTGGCGAAGGCTTGCTCGGCCCGGCGCTGATTCGCTTTGGTTCTAAGGCGCAAAAACAGCAGTTTTTGCCCGACATCGTGGCCGGAAAAACCTTCTGGGCGCAGGGCTACTCCGAACCCGGCGCAGGCTCCGACCTGGCCAACGTGCAAACCCGAGCCGAACAACAGGCCGATGGCCGCTGGGTGGTCAACGGCCAGAAAATCTGGACTTCGCTGGCACATGAATCCGACTGGATTTTTGTCCTCGCCCGCTGCGAGCCCGGCAGCAAAGGCCACAAGGGGCTGATCTTTTTGCTGATGCCGCTGAATCAACCCGGCATCGAAATCCGCCCGATCAAACAAATCGGCGGCGGCTCCGAGTTCAACGAAGTGTTTTTTGACGGCGCCATCGCCCAAGCTGAACACGTCGTCGGCGAACCCGGTGACGGTTGGAAAGTCGCCATGGGCCTGCTCGAAGCCGAACGCGGCGTCTCCACCCTGGGGCAGCAAATGCACTTTGCGCACGAGCTGGCGCTGGTCATCAACGCCGCAAAAGCCAGTGGCCGCATCAACGACCCCGGCATTTGCAGCCGCATCGCCCAAGCCTGGAGTGGACTGCGGGTGATGCGCTACAACGCCCTGCGGATGCTCTCCAGCGCCGAGGCTGGATTGGGACGCGAAGCGCTGATGTACAAATACTTCTGGTCCAACTGGCACCGCGACCTGGGCGAGTTGGCGATGGACGTGCTCGGCGCGCAGGCCGCCGTGATCAGCGACGACCCCGCCATCCGCCCGCTGCAACAACTGTTCTTCTTCTCGCGCTCTGACACCATCTACGCCGGCACCAACGAAATTCAGCTCAACCTCATCTCCGAACGCGGCCTCGGCATGCCCAGAGAAGCGCGCCCCAAAGCCTGA